A window from Candidatus Nitrospira neomarina encodes these proteins:
- a CDS encoding efflux transporter outer membrane subunit → MRSVCGLFLSAVFLMSCAMGPDYSRPVIETADQFRMSETEGESIANLPWWELLHDEELQKLIRVALEENKNLQEAAASVEEFQARVFIERMDFAPQLSTQLNAPVLGKFGGFAVQGFPSNFSFFGIGNLNWEIDIWGRIRRSNEAAFGDLLAREENRRAVILQLVSGVAAAYLDLLQFDMQLDIAKRTLDSWEESVKIARARLRQGITSKLDADQFESERANAAARVAQFERQMVQKENELSVFLGRNPFRIPRGRILTEQIFPPTVPPGLPSELLQRRPDIVQAEHELAAATARIGVAKAERFPKFSITGILGLASPQLSSLVSSGSEFGQAGLGLSGPVFNAQILGFQQEAVVAQAKQALAHYEQTVIVAFKEVEDALVAVRTAESQRIAQQEQVTALRSALRLADLRYKGGLTSYVDVLIAKRDLFVAELELTSTHRLHLVSMVQLYKALGGGWSPESPEETIAISSSSQHTP, encoded by the coding sequence ATGCGTTCGGTCTGTGGCCTCTTCCTATCAGCCGTGTTCCTTATGTCCTGTGCCATGGGACCGGACTATTCACGGCCCGTTATCGAAACGGCTGACCAGTTTCGCATGTCCGAAACCGAAGGGGAATCGATCGCCAATCTTCCCTGGTGGGAATTACTGCACGATGAGGAATTGCAAAAACTCATTCGTGTGGCGTTGGAGGAAAATAAAAATCTTCAGGAAGCCGCCGCCAGTGTCGAGGAATTTCAAGCTCGGGTGTTCATCGAACGAATGGATTTTGCGCCTCAATTAAGCACGCAACTCAATGCTCCGGTCTTAGGGAAGTTTGGCGGTTTCGCTGTACAGGGCTTTCCCAGCAACTTTAGTTTTTTTGGAATCGGGAATCTGAATTGGGAGATTGATATCTGGGGACGCATTCGTCGGTCAAATGAAGCGGCGTTTGGCGATCTGCTTGCCCGCGAAGAAAATCGACGGGCCGTCATCCTTCAGTTGGTCAGTGGTGTGGCGGCGGCGTATTTGGATCTGTTGCAGTTCGACATGCAGTTGGATATTGCCAAACGCACGCTTGATTCCTGGGAAGAATCGGTGAAAATTGCCCGTGCGCGATTACGACAGGGAATCACTTCCAAACTTGATGCCGACCAGTTCGAGTCGGAACGGGCCAATGCGGCGGCCCGGGTCGCCCAATTCGAGCGGCAAATGGTACAGAAAGAAAACGAACTGAGTGTGTTCCTTGGCCGGAACCCCTTCAGGATTCCACGAGGCCGGATTCTCACCGAGCAGATTTTTCCCCCAACCGTCCCGCCCGGCCTGCCTTCGGAATTGCTCCAGCGCCGTCCGGATATCGTACAAGCCGAACACGAACTGGCCGCGGCGACCGCCCGTATTGGTGTTGCGAAAGCGGAACGGTTTCCCAAGTTCTCGATTACGGGGATTCTTGGCCTCGCAAGCCCCCAACTTTCAAGTCTGGTCAGTTCCGGCAGTGAATTTGGACAAGCCGGCCTTGGACTCTCCGGCCCTGTGTTCAATGCGCAAATTCTGGGATTTCAACAAGAGGCTGTCGTGGCTCAGGCGAAACAGGCCTTGGCGCATTATGAGCAAACCGTTATTGTGGCATTCAAAGAAGTAGAGGATGCTCTGGTGGCGGTGCGCACGGCCGAGTCTCAACGGATTGCCCAGCAGGAACAGGTGACGGCACTCCGGTCGGCATTACGTTTGGCCGATCTTCGTTATAAAGGCGGCCTGACCAGTTATGTTGATGTGCTCATCGCCAAACGGGACTTGTTCGTTGCCGAACTCGAACTCACGTCCACCCATCGGCTGCATTTAGTGTCGATGGTGCAACTTTATAAAGCGTTGGGTGGAGGATGGTCCCCGGAATCTCCTGAAGAAACTATCGCCATTTCCAGTTCATCACAGCACACACCATAA
- a CDS encoding sugar transferase: protein MSFRRVVLIQASKLIDVLLMGISFMLVTCLLYAPSTSLFEFEEFLSIRISIHNAILVVGMLYAWYIIFLVFRLYESKRLSSLKDELQDIIKATTVGTLLIGTVSVIFQIQMISQWFLPIFWIVVTLLTCLSRVCLRTSLRWIRRKGRNSRNVLIVGTNSRATRFAHDILTHPELGYRLIGFADEQWEGLGQWEGNQFPLVANLQGLPAFLRTFAVDEVFMTLPLRSYYEQASEIVSHCEKQGILVRFQGDLFSPKLAKHFADQLEAHSTLTLQTGAIGDQAIFIKRVIDILIALPAFILLLPFLGLVAVCIKVTSPGPVFFVQKRLGINKRPFNLYKFRSMVPDAEALLPSLEPFNEATGAAFKISDDPRVTRIGKFLRETSIDELPQLFNVLKGDMSLVGPRPIQVRDFEAFYQDGHRRRFSVPPGLTCLWQVNGRSALSFEQWMELDLEYIDQWSLWLDWKILLKTIPVVLRRTGAT, encoded by the coding sequence ATGTCATTTCGACGCGTTGTTTTAATTCAGGCCAGTAAATTAATCGATGTGTTGTTGATGGGCATTTCTTTTATGCTCGTCACCTGCCTTCTGTATGCTCCTTCCACCTCCCTCTTTGAGTTTGAAGAATTTCTTAGTATTCGCATTTCAATTCACAACGCGATATTGGTCGTGGGCATGCTGTATGCCTGGTACATCATTTTTTTGGTTTTTCGGCTTTATGAATCGAAACGTCTTTCCTCGCTGAAAGATGAGTTGCAGGACATCATAAAGGCCACCACGGTAGGAACCCTTTTGATAGGAACCGTGTCCGTTATCTTTCAGATACAGATGATTTCCCAATGGTTTCTTCCCATTTTTTGGATAGTTGTAACTCTTCTGACCTGTCTGAGCCGTGTGTGCTTACGAACCTCTTTGCGCTGGATCAGGCGAAAGGGAAGGAATTCACGAAATGTTTTGATCGTTGGGACCAATTCGCGAGCCACACGATTTGCACACGATATTCTGACCCACCCTGAGTTGGGATACAGGCTCATTGGTTTTGCGGATGAACAGTGGGAAGGTCTTGGCCAGTGGGAGGGCAACCAGTTCCCGCTTGTGGCAAACCTCCAAGGGCTCCCGGCTTTTCTGCGAACGTTTGCTGTCGACGAAGTATTCATGACGTTACCGCTCCGGTCTTATTATGAACAAGCTTCGGAAATTGTTTCACATTGTGAGAAGCAAGGCATATTGGTCAGATTTCAGGGCGATTTGTTTAGTCCGAAATTGGCTAAGCATTTCGCCGATCAACTTGAGGCACACTCCACCCTTACCCTTCAAACTGGAGCGATCGGGGACCAAGCTATTTTCATCAAGCGAGTAATTGATATCCTCATTGCCCTCCCGGCATTCATCCTGCTTCTCCCTTTTTTGGGGCTTGTTGCGGTATGTATCAAAGTGACATCGCCCGGTCCCGTCTTTTTTGTTCAAAAGCGGTTGGGAATTAATAAACGTCCATTTAACCTGTATAAATTTCGCTCAATGGTGCCTGATGCGGAAGCTCTACTCCCGAGTCTTGAACCATTCAATGAAGCCACGGGAGCCGCTTTTAAGATCTCAGATGATCCACGAGTTACTCGCATTGGAAAATTTCTGCGGGAAACAAGTATCGATGAACTTCCGCAGCTGTTTAATGTCCTCAAGGGAGACATGAGTCTGGTAGGGCCCCGACCCATTCAGGTGCGTGATTTCGAAGCGTTTTACCAAGACGGGCATCGTCGTCGATTCAGCGTCCCGCCAGGTTTGACCTGTCTCTGGCAGGTAAATGGTCGAAGCGCACTCTCATTCGAGCAATGGATGGAGCTGGATCTTGAATATATTGACCAATGGTCGTTGTGGCTGGATTGGAAAATTTTGCTGAAAACTATTCCCGTGGTTCTCCGAAGAACCGGCGCGACATAG
- a CDS encoding efflux RND transporter periplasmic adaptor subunit has translation MNGAILRFVSAHFGNGNAVIRRSVGLLLIVLAGCGQGATSPPDPPPPMVEVVTVTTQDLPDEPEFIGQTEAFRPVEIRSQVTGIIKKVFFTEGRNVKQGDRLYLIDPVPFKAAYLSAKAKVTQAQARLVQARQDFARVEPLLEEQAVSQKDVDDAVAEGLAAKAALEAAQGDLVKSRFDLSNTLIVAPIGGRISKSRFYEGRLVSAQTDLLTTIDQLDPMYVNVSVPETYLLRRRRELAANRVQRPDLFQLRGVMTFADGSVYPHEGKLDFADVAIRSETGTLQGRFAFPNPEADLSPGKSYLYPGQFVRIRLKGYIRTDAILIPQRAVQQGPKGTFVNVIGPDDKVEVREVDATGWRGGDWLIEEGLQPGERIVVEGFHRIQPGVQVNPVPFRNGEATSESPSPENPTPPEATQENS, from the coding sequence ATGAATGGAGCCATACTCAGGTTCGTTTCAGCGCACTTTGGCAATGGGAACGCTGTGATTCGGAGGAGTGTCGGATTATTGCTGATTGTTCTTGCAGGATGTGGCCAGGGAGCAACCTCTCCTCCGGATCCTCCACCGCCGATGGTGGAAGTGGTGACGGTGACCACCCAGGATCTTCCCGATGAACCCGAATTCATCGGACAAACCGAGGCCTTTCGTCCGGTGGAGATCCGGTCTCAGGTGACGGGCATCATTAAAAAAGTGTTTTTCACCGAAGGCAGGAATGTCAAGCAAGGTGACCGGCTGTATCTCATTGACCCCGTGCCCTTTAAAGCGGCGTATCTAAGTGCCAAAGCCAAGGTAACACAAGCGCAGGCTCGACTGGTACAAGCGAGGCAGGACTTCGCTCGCGTCGAACCGCTTCTGGAAGAACAAGCGGTCAGTCAAAAGGATGTGGACGATGCTGTGGCTGAAGGATTAGCCGCCAAAGCCGCCTTGGAAGCGGCGCAGGGCGATCTGGTCAAGTCCAGGTTTGATCTGAGTAACACCCTGATCGTCGCTCCGATCGGGGGACGTATTTCGAAAAGTCGATTTTATGAAGGACGTCTGGTGTCTGCCCAGACAGATTTGCTGACCACCATCGATCAGTTGGATCCCATGTATGTGAATGTATCGGTTCCAGAAACCTATTTGTTGCGACGGAGGCGTGAACTGGCGGCCAACAGAGTCCAGAGGCCCGATCTCTTTCAATTACGCGGAGTTATGACGTTCGCAGATGGCAGTGTCTATCCCCACGAAGGGAAGTTGGATTTTGCCGATGTGGCCATCCGGTCGGAGACGGGGACCTTACAGGGACGTTTTGCCTTTCCCAATCCTGAGGCCGATCTTTCTCCCGGTAAATCCTATTTGTATCCCGGACAATTCGTCCGCATCCGGCTAAAGGGATATATCCGGACCGATGCGATTTTGATTCCTCAGCGTGCGGTTCAACAGGGTCCTAAAGGCACGTTTGTGAATGTGATCGGACCCGACGATAAAGTTGAAGTGCGTGAAGTGGATGCCACCGGTTGGCGTGGGGGCGATTGGCTCATTGAAGAAGGCCTTCAGCCGGGAGAGCGGATTGTCGTCGAAGGGTTTCATAGAATCCAACCGGGAGTGCAAGTCAATCCGGTGCCGTTCCGGAATGGAGAGGCCACATCGGAAAGCCCGAGCCCTGAGAATCCGACACCTCCTGAAGCCACGCAGGAGAACTCATGA
- the gmd gene encoding GDP-mannose 4,6-dehydratase, translating to MKKKALITGITGQDGSYLAELLLSKGYEVHGLIRRASTFNTSRIDHIYTDPHEANAQLFLHYGDLSDSGQLTNLIYHTQPQEVYHLGAQSHVRVSFDTPEYTGDVTALGTTRILEAIKRSQVSCKFYQASSSEMFGNSPPPQSEDTPFYPRSPYGAAKVYAYWITVNYREGHDLFACNGILFNHESPRRGETFVTRKVTRAVANIVAGKQKNLYMGNLEAKRDWGYAPEYVEGMYQMLQMAGPNDYVIGTGETHTIRELVEEAFGYVGLDWRDFVKEDPQYFRPTEVDILVANPEKARDSLKWQSRITFQELVRIMVDADLRKIGLASRGDGDAILEAKFPDKWWSGD from the coding sequence ATGAAAAAAAAAGCGCTCATCACCGGTATTACTGGACAAGATGGTTCGTACCTGGCTGAACTTCTCCTCAGCAAGGGATATGAAGTGCATGGGCTCATTCGACGTGCGAGCACCTTTAATACGAGTCGGATTGACCATATTTATACAGACCCTCATGAGGCTAATGCCCAGTTATTTCTTCACTATGGAGATTTGAGTGACTCTGGACAACTCACTAATCTCATTTATCACACGCAACCGCAAGAAGTGTATCATTTAGGTGCCCAAAGCCACGTGAGAGTGAGTTTTGATACTCCGGAATATACTGGTGATGTCACGGCGCTAGGGACGACGAGAATTCTTGAAGCCATCAAGCGAAGCCAGGTTTCCTGTAAATTTTATCAGGCATCATCAAGTGAGATGTTTGGCAATTCCCCTCCTCCGCAGTCTGAGGATACCCCGTTTTATCCGCGTAGCCCTTACGGTGCAGCCAAAGTCTATGCTTATTGGATCACGGTAAACTATCGAGAAGGTCATGATCTGTTTGCCTGCAATGGAATTCTGTTCAATCATGAATCCCCCAGGCGGGGAGAAACATTTGTCACTCGCAAAGTTACCCGTGCCGTGGCCAATATTGTAGCCGGCAAGCAAAAAAATCTGTATATGGGTAACCTCGAGGCCAAACGTGACTGGGGGTATGCTCCGGAATACGTAGAGGGGATGTATCAGATGTTGCAAATGGCCGGACCCAACGACTATGTCATTGGTACGGGAGAAACCCATACGATTCGGGAATTGGTAGAAGAAGCGTTTGGGTATGTAGGACTTGACTGGCGGGATTTTGTTAAGGAAGATCCGCAATACTTTAGGCCCACGGAGGTCGATATTTTGGTCGCCAATCCAGAAAAAGCTCGAGACTCTCTCAAATGGCAATCCCGCATTACATTTCAAGAGTTAGTCAGAATCATGGTTGATGCTGATCTACGGAAGATTGGATTGGCATCAAGGGGCGACGGAGACGCCATTCTCGAAGCGAAATTTCCCGATAAATGGTGGAGCGGGGATTAA
- a CDS encoding GDP-L-fucose synthase family protein gives MEPKGKIFIAGHRGMVGAAILHQLQILGYSDLVTRTHGELDLTNQQAVKDFFAKETPDYVFLAAAKVGGILANDSFPAEFIYQNLAIQTNVLHEAYRCGVKRVLFLGSVCIYPKHCPQPIKEDYLLTGPLEPTNEPYAIAKIAGIKLCESYNRQYGTQFLCAMPTNLYGPGDNFDLQTSHVLPALIRKFHEAKTKGTPVTLWGTGLAKREFLHVEDCAQASIFLMNLPEDRFAELINYSAGPLINVGCGEDITIRELADITRKVVGDESEIQWDFTKPDGTPKRKLDITRLQKLGWKASISLEKGIKDTYDWYLRLK, from the coding sequence ATGGAACCTAAAGGTAAAATATTCATCGCCGGGCATAGGGGAATGGTCGGAGCTGCTATTCTCCATCAGCTTCAAATCCTGGGATATTCCGATCTTGTTACCAGAACTCACGGTGAGCTGGATCTGACTAATCAACAAGCGGTGAAAGATTTTTTTGCGAAAGAAACCCCTGACTATGTCTTCCTTGCTGCCGCAAAAGTGGGAGGAATATTAGCCAACGATTCTTTTCCTGCTGAGTTCATTTACCAAAACTTGGCTATTCAGACGAATGTGTTACATGAAGCGTATCGATGCGGAGTTAAGCGCGTGCTGTTTCTCGGAAGTGTCTGCATTTATCCCAAGCATTGCCCACAACCCATTAAGGAAGATTACCTCCTGACCGGCCCATTGGAACCTACCAACGAGCCCTACGCCATCGCGAAAATTGCTGGAATCAAGTTATGCGAATCCTACAACAGGCAATATGGGACGCAATTTCTCTGTGCCATGCCCACAAATCTTTATGGCCCTGGGGATAATTTCGATTTACAAACCAGCCATGTGTTACCGGCCCTCATTCGAAAATTTCATGAAGCCAAAACGAAGGGGACACCTGTCACACTCTGGGGAACCGGCTTGGCTAAAAGAGAATTCCTTCATGTAGAGGATTGTGCCCAAGCTTCAATCTTCCTGATGAATTTACCTGAGGATCGTTTTGCTGAACTTATAAATTATTCGGCAGGCCCACTGATTAATGTGGGTTGCGGAGAGGACATCACGATTCGAGAGCTAGCCGACATAACCCGAAAGGTTGTGGGAGACGAAAGTGAGATCCAGTGGGACTTTACCAAGCCGGATGGCACTCCAAAGCGTAAATTAGATATTACCCGACTTCAGAAGTTAGGGTGGAAGGCCTCAATTTCTCTAGAAAAAGGTATCAAGGATACATATGACTGGTATCTCCGGCTAAAATGA
- a CDS encoding multidrug efflux RND transporter permease subunit, producing the protein MSSHFFIDRPIFATVISIVIVVVGLVSLQVLPIAQFPEITPPVVQIEADYPGASAEVVAEAVARPIEVQLPGIDNLLYYDSSSTNDGHMTIRLTFEIGTDIDIAQVQTQNRQRLAEPQLPPEVVRQGITVKKVSPDLLAVVALSSSDPRQDTVFLSNFAILRIVDNIKRLPGVGDATIFGGQNYSMRLILDPIRMAQMDVTPTDIANVVREQNRDFPAGRIGREPAPSGTEMTIPVITQGRMSEAKEFEEMIVRAYPDGSMVRLGEVATVELGAQSYDLEGRWNGKPNVFLLTFLSPGANALETMKRIKDEMKSLTNIFPAGVSYDIPYDTTRFIEVSIQQVVKTLGEALILVILVVYLFLQSWRATVIPAVAVPVSLIGTFAGMVALGFSINTLTLFGMVLAIGIVVDDAIVVVENVARHIQNGHPPKEAAKLAMTEVTGPVIALVVVLAAVFLPVAFLGGITGELYQQFAITITLAVVLSGVVALTLSPALCALILKPEQDGENRFWKKFNEGFDWTQSRYVGTVGTILKHAVLSLAIFGVLLFVSWGLFQALPSSFLPEEDQGYFISIIQLPDGASKQRTIEVLKKVENYFLSVPEVHSTDALAGQNFVFNTRGANQATMFVPLHHWDERTRPEQHVKALIGNAFKKFAEIPEALILAFNAPSIRGLGATGGFSLQLQDPSGGDFKQFAAMTHEFVNKAQQDPAIGAIGTSFRVTAPRLYARVDRERAKALGVPISEVFDTLQAYFGNLYINDFIKFGRVYRVQTEALAEFRSSPDDISKIYVRARNAKGSTMIPLDAVVSTEFTSGPDTVTHFNGFNTASVLGAAAPGYSSGAALDALERLAQEILIPQGYDINWSGISYQERKTGTESIFAFAFGLLMVFLVLAALYESWSVPFAVILAVPFGLFGALSAVWIRGLSNDIYFQIGLVTLIGLAARNAILIVEFANHRYEGGMPLVEAALEAVRLRFRPIIMTSMAFILGVVPLVIASGAGAASRQSIGTGVFGGMLAATFLAIFFVPLFFVLIRRLAQRMRRRFASSPAEDPTESVLDGER; encoded by the coding sequence ATGAGTTCTCATTTTTTTATCGACCGACCTATCTTTGCCACCGTCATTTCCATTGTGATTGTGGTGGTGGGGCTGGTGTCTCTTCAGGTTCTTCCCATCGCCCAATTTCCGGAAATCACTCCGCCCGTGGTCCAAATTGAAGCCGACTATCCTGGCGCTAGCGCAGAAGTCGTGGCCGAAGCCGTGGCGCGGCCGATTGAGGTGCAACTCCCTGGTATCGACAATCTCCTGTATTACGATTCCTCCAGTACCAACGATGGTCATATGACCATTCGGTTGACCTTTGAAATCGGGACCGATATCGATATCGCACAGGTCCAAACTCAGAACCGTCAACGGTTGGCGGAGCCCCAACTGCCGCCGGAAGTCGTCCGGCAGGGCATCACGGTCAAGAAGGTTTCCCCGGATCTGCTGGCGGTGGTGGCGTTGAGTTCCAGTGATCCCCGGCAGGATACGGTCTTCCTCTCCAATTTTGCGATTCTTCGGATTGTGGACAATATCAAACGGCTTCCAGGCGTGGGGGATGCCACGATTTTCGGAGGACAGAATTATTCCATGCGTCTTATTTTGGACCCCATTCGCATGGCGCAAATGGATGTGACGCCCACCGACATTGCGAATGTCGTGCGGGAACAAAACCGGGATTTTCCGGCCGGGCGGATCGGACGTGAGCCTGCCCCCAGTGGAACTGAGATGACCATTCCCGTGATCACGCAGGGACGAATGAGCGAGGCCAAAGAATTTGAGGAGATGATTGTCCGGGCCTATCCGGATGGTTCCATGGTGCGTCTGGGCGAAGTGGCCACAGTGGAACTGGGCGCGCAGTCCTATGACCTTGAGGGCCGGTGGAATGGCAAGCCGAATGTCTTTCTGTTGACCTTTCTTTCCCCGGGAGCCAATGCCCTTGAAACCATGAAACGAATCAAGGACGAGATGAAGAGCCTCACGAATATTTTTCCGGCTGGAGTCTCATACGACATCCCGTACGATACGACCCGATTCATTGAGGTATCCATTCAACAAGTGGTGAAGACCCTGGGCGAAGCCTTGATCCTGGTCATTCTAGTGGTCTACCTCTTTCTTCAAAGCTGGCGTGCCACGGTCATTCCTGCGGTGGCTGTTCCTGTGTCACTGATCGGCACGTTTGCGGGTATGGTCGCCCTTGGATTTTCTATTAATACCTTGACCCTGTTCGGCATGGTGTTGGCCATCGGGATTGTGGTGGATGATGCCATTGTGGTGGTGGAAAACGTCGCCCGTCATATTCAGAACGGACATCCGCCAAAGGAAGCCGCGAAGCTGGCCATGACGGAAGTGACCGGACCGGTCATTGCGCTGGTCGTGGTGCTGGCAGCCGTATTCCTGCCGGTGGCGTTTCTGGGAGGTATTACCGGAGAACTCTATCAGCAATTTGCGATCACCATCACGCTGGCTGTGGTTCTTTCCGGAGTGGTGGCCCTGACCTTAAGCCCTGCGCTCTGTGCGTTAATTCTCAAGCCGGAACAGGATGGGGAGAACCGGTTTTGGAAAAAATTCAATGAAGGATTTGATTGGACGCAGAGTCGATATGTGGGGACGGTTGGGACGATTCTCAAGCATGCGGTGCTGTCGCTTGCGATCTTTGGGGTCCTGCTTTTTGTCAGTTGGGGACTGTTTCAAGCCTTGCCATCCAGTTTTTTGCCCGAAGAAGATCAAGGATACTTTATTTCGATCATTCAATTGCCGGATGGTGCCTCCAAACAACGCACGATTGAAGTCCTCAAAAAGGTGGAAAACTATTTTCTTTCCGTGCCTGAGGTGCATTCAACTGATGCTCTTGCCGGGCAGAACTTTGTGTTTAATACTCGAGGGGCGAATCAAGCGACGATGTTTGTCCCCCTGCATCACTGGGATGAACGCACCAGACCTGAGCAACATGTGAAAGCGTTGATTGGAAACGCCTTCAAGAAGTTTGCCGAAATTCCTGAAGCGTTGATTTTGGCCTTTAATGCGCCCTCTATCCGGGGGTTGGGGGCCACCGGAGGATTTTCATTACAATTACAGGATCCGAGCGGGGGGGATTTCAAACAATTTGCCGCGATGACGCACGAATTTGTGAACAAGGCGCAACAAGATCCGGCCATTGGTGCGATCGGCACAAGTTTTCGCGTGACGGCACCGCGACTGTATGCCCGGGTCGACCGCGAACGAGCCAAAGCCCTGGGTGTCCCCATTTCCGAAGTATTCGATACGCTGCAAGCCTATTTCGGTAATCTTTACATCAACGATTTTATTAAATTCGGACGGGTCTATCGGGTGCAGACTGAGGCCTTGGCGGAGTTTAGATCGAGTCCGGATGATATTTCGAAAATTTATGTGCGGGCCAGGAATGCCAAAGGCTCGACGATGATTCCGCTGGATGCGGTGGTCAGTACGGAATTTACGAGCGGGCCGGATACCGTGACGCATTTTAACGGATTTAATACCGCATCCGTTTTGGGTGCCGCGGCTCCGGGGTATAGTTCAGGGGCCGCCCTTGATGCGTTGGAACGACTGGCGCAGGAGATTCTGATACCACAAGGGTATGATATTAATTGGAGCGGGATTTCCTATCAGGAACGGAAGACCGGCACGGAGTCCATCTTTGCCTTTGCCTTTGGTCTGTTGATGGTGTTCCTGGTGCTTGCCGCCCTCTACGAAAGCTGGTCGGTGCCCTTTGCGGTGATTCTGGCCGTGCCGTTCGGTCTCTTCGGGGCTCTCTCTGCCGTCTGGATTCGGGGGTTGAGCAATGATATCTACTTTCAAATCGGCTTAGTAACTTTAATCGGCCTTGCCGCACGAAACGCAATCCTCATAGTCGAATTTGCGAATCATCGCTACGAGGGAGGGATGCCCCTGGTGGAGGCAGCCTTAGAGGCCGTCCGTCTTCGATTTCGGCCGATCATTATGACGTCCATGGCATTTATTTTAGGCGTGGTGCCGTTGGTGATTGCGTCCGGCGCGGGCGCGGCCAGTCGTCAGTCCATCGGGACAGGCGTTTTCGGCGGAATGTTGGCGGCGACATTTTTAGCGATCTTTTTTGTGCCGTTGTTCTTTGTGCTGATCAGGAGGCTCGCTCAACGAATGCGGAGGAGGTTTGCGTCCTCTCCCGCTGAGGACCCGACCGAGTCCGTCCTGGATGGAGAACGGTAA
- a CDS encoding ArnT family glycosyltransferase, whose protein sequence is MINSFPDDYDKIASNLLAGNGYRIFPDTSETLLRPPGYPLFLTLIFYFFPNSLIAVKIVNLTLGLFTAWIVAHLTWRLTDHKATATLAAFLFLTHPAILFAQSRSGTESLFTLLTTGFVLALCKAFGRTKMLDFGIAGILLGMATMVKSTTIFFPAFLFGFVLLKKQWHSIFKIWVPRLALMGLGMLLVLAPWIARNYLLVHQFIPTMSVTGTSATHGLYVCKKFSFEANMGQQYSEAAKQLNAVAAQLQLPHREMFFQYFYNAEDEVRFNQYLLQTVYDEYRKSPELLVRCSLQNVFNFWFAGRTWKSTILNVLVQTPYLILAALGVYFCIRNGYFKQIVPILIFAGYFYIIHLPIIALARYSVPLIPFLAIFSGIAIEELRLRWGNRSVFKSQTRQDVK, encoded by the coding sequence ATGATTAACAGTTTTCCGGATGACTATGACAAAATAGCGTCAAACCTTCTTGCCGGCAACGGGTATAGAATTTTCCCTGACACTTCCGAGACACTCCTGCGACCCCCCGGCTACCCACTCTTTTTGACACTCATCTTCTATTTTTTTCCCAACAGTTTGATTGCGGTGAAGATAGTCAATCTGACTTTAGGCCTCTTCACGGCCTGGATTGTGGCTCACCTGACCTGGCGACTTACCGATCACAAAGCGACCGCAACATTGGCTGCATTTTTATTTTTGACCCACCCGGCTATCCTTTTTGCTCAAAGCAGAAGTGGCACGGAATCTTTGTTTACTCTCCTTACCACTGGGTTTGTTCTCGCACTATGCAAAGCTTTTGGCCGAACGAAGATGCTCGACTTCGGTATTGCGGGAATCTTATTAGGAATGGCCACGATGGTAAAAAGCACAACCATATTCTTTCCCGCATTTCTCTTTGGTTTTGTGTTGTTAAAAAAACAATGGCACTCAATCTTCAAAATTTGGGTGCCCAGGTTGGCGTTAATGGGCCTGGGCATGCTCCTTGTGCTGGCCCCCTGGATTGCCCGGAATTATTTGCTGGTCCATCAATTCATCCCAACCATGTCGGTAACGGGAACTTCAGCAACCCACGGCCTATATGTCTGCAAAAAATTTTCATTCGAAGCGAATATGGGTCAGCAATATTCTGAGGCAGCCAAACAACTCAATGCGGTTGCCGCGCAACTACAATTACCTCACCGTGAAATGTTTTTCCAATATTTTTATAACGCTGAGGATGAGGTACGTTTCAATCAGTATCTCTTGCAAACCGTTTACGATGAATATCGAAAATCACCTGAATTGCTGGTTCGATGTTCCTTGCAAAATGTTTTCAATTTTTGGTTTGCGGGTCGGACCTGGAAGTCGACCATACTCAATGTTTTAGTCCAAACCCCTTATCTCATTTTGGCTGCTCTTGGCGTGTACTTCTGTATTCGAAATGGCTACTTCAAACAAATAGTTCCAATTCTTATATTTGCAGGGTATTTCTATATCATCCATTTACCGATTATTGCTTTAGCCAGGTACTCCGTGCCCCTCATTCCATTTCTCGCAATTTTTTCCGGAATTGCGATCGAGGAATTGCGACTGAGATGGGGCAACCGTTCTGTCTTTAAATCCCAGACCCGCCAGGACGTGAAATAA